The genomic region GTCTCATCTCCACCTGCTGCCTCAAGACACACCAGTACGGCGGCATCTTCACCATGTCGCTCAAGCTTCACGTCGGCGTGGTGCCCACCATGCGTCACGGTTACGACTACATGCGCGAACTGCACGGTTCGCGTCACATGCGCCGGATGATCGCGGAGATAAACGCGCCTTTTGCACCAGCCCTCATAATCATGGACGGCCTTGATGTCTTTGTGGACGGCGGGCCCATGACCGGCAAGCGGGCCAAGGGGAACGTCTTCCTGGCCTCCACGGATCGCGTCGCCATTGACGCCGTCGGGGTGGCGGTTTTGAAATCACTGGGCGGCAACAGCCAGATCATGGGGCCGAAGATTTTCGAGCAGGAGCAGATCGCCCGGGCGGTCGAGCTTGGCCTCGGGGCGTCGTTGCCTTCAGAGATCGAGGTTTTCCCGGCCGACGATCAAAGCCGGAGTGAGCGGGATGGCATTGTAGAAATATTGAACCAGGGCTGACGGTCTAGCCCTGATAACCTAGCCCTGCTGAATCAGCCCCCACCTTTATTTCATTCATGGCAGAAAATTATTATTCTCTCCGGGTGATGTCCATTGACTTCAGCCTCTGAATACGGCCTGGCCAGGAAATATCGGGTTAAGGTTCGATGATCCCGGCGATCCTGTCGTGATCCAGTCCAAGATGAAGCAGCTGGTCCGGGCCGCCGGGGATGATATCGAAAATTTCTTTCTCCAGCTGGAGAATCTGGCTCGTGTAAAGGTCTATATAAGCCCTGGCCTCCTCGGTACTGGCATAGCGATTCTTGATATATACGAATCGCTCGGCCAGAGAAGTCACCTCGTCATTGACGACCCGTTTGTCCGCATAATTGACCACCTCCACCTCAGAAATTCGGCCCGGGGGCCGGGCCGAGGAGAGCCGGACATGCTGACGCACGACCAGGGCCACCGGCCCATACCCCAATTTTTTAAGCAGCTTGGCGCCGGTCAGGGCGTGATCCAGGGAGCGATTGAAGCTGTGTCGCTTGGTGATATCGTGAAGCAGGCC from Deltaproteobacteria bacterium harbors:
- a CDS encoding DUF362 domain-containing protein, which gives rise to MASPKSRVAFLKTEDRKSGVAASIKALNINPVRNKDVLIKPNFNTADLTPGSTHNDTLVALVEEVWNMGAKSVSLGERAYPPTSEVMEDKGILPLLEKLDVRVINFDDLDDKGWVKVEPEDSHWRDGFRVARPILEAECLISTCCLKTHQYGGIFTMSLKLHVGVVPTMRHGYDYMRELHGSRHMRRMIAEINAPFAPALIIMDGLDVFVDGGPMTGKRAKGNVFLASTDRVAIDAVGVAVLKSLGGNSQIMGPKIFEQEQIARAVELGLGASLPSEIEVFPADDQSRSERDGIVEILNQG
- a CDS encoding HDIG domain-containing protein encodes the protein MPSPRQPAIPDYAACLELMARHQMPEHVARHSRVVCALALYLTCELGKQGLKLNHELVRASGLLHDITKRHSFNRSLDHALTGAKLLKKLGYGPVALVVRQHVRLSSARPPGRISEVEVVNYADKRVVNDEVTSLAERFVYIKNRYASTEEARAYIDLYTSQILQLEKEIFDIIPGGPDQLLHLGLDHDRIAGIIEP